In Brachypodium distachyon strain Bd21 chromosome 2, Brachypodium_distachyon_v3.0, whole genome shotgun sequence, one genomic interval encodes:
- the LOC100836138 gene encoding mitogen-activated protein kinase 16 isoform X2, with protein sequence MARKGSDEAEFFTEYGEANRYEVGEVVGKGSYGVVAAAVDTHTGERVAIKKINDVFEHVSDATRILREIKLLRLLRHPDIVIKANDDLTPEHHQFFFYQLLRGMKYIHAANVFHRDLKPRNILANADCKLKICDFGLARVSFNDTPSAIFWTDYVATRWYRAPELCGSFFSKYTPAIDIWSIGCIFAEMLSGRPLFPGKNVVHQLDLMTDLLGTPSAESLSRIRNEKARRYLGNMRKKHPVPFSQKFPGVDPMALDLLERLLAFDPKDRPTAAEALADPYFTGLANSDREPTTQPISKLEFEFERRKLARDDVRELIYREILEYHPQMLHEYHHGGDQANFVYPSGVDRFKRQFVHLEEGVTKGEKTSPQLRQHASLPRERIIGIGDELGRPNADYCIKLHVGEEPGHTSVTDGLSKPLLNARNFLKSESISASQCVVIKEKREKDEESMSEYMHEASDATPK encoded by the exons ATGGCCAGGAAG GGCTCAGATGAAGCGGAGTTCTTCACGGAGTACGGCGAGGCGAACCGGTACGAGGTCGGCGAAGTGGTCGGCAAGGGCAGCTACGGCGTcgtggcggccgccgtcgaCACCCACACCGGCGAGCGCGTCGCCATAAAAAAGATCAACGACGTCTTTGAGCATGTCTCTGACGCCACCCGCATTCTCCGCGAGATCAAGCTGCTTCGCCTTCTGCGCCACCCGGACATC GTCATCAAGGCCAACGACGACCTCACTCCGGAGCACCACCAGTTCTTCTTCTACCAGCTGCTCCGTGGGATGAAGTACATACACGCTGCCAATGTCTTCCACCGGGACCTCAAGCCCAGGAACATTCTCGCCAATGCTGATTGCAAGCTCAAGATTTGCGATTTCGGCCTTGCCCGAGTTTCCTTCAACGACACCCCATCTGCGATATTCTGGACG GATTATGTGGCAACAAGATGGTATCGTGCTCCAGAATTATGTGGCTCCTTCTTTTCAAAG TACACTCCTGCAATTGATATCTGGAGCATTGGATGTATATTTGCCGAAATGCTTTCAGGGAGGCCGCTCTTTCCTGGCAAGAATGTGGTACATCAATTAGATCTCATGACTGATTTACTTGGCACTCCTTCGGCAGAATCCCTTTCAAGG ATTCGAAATGAAAAAGCTCGACGATATTTGGGAAACATGAGAAAAAAGCATCCAGTGCCTTTTTCTCAGAAGTTTCCTGGTGTTGACCCCATGGCTCTTGATTTGCTTGAGCGTCTACTTGCTTTTGATCCCAAGGATCGGCCAACTGCTGCAGAG GCCTTGGCAGATCCATACTTTACTGGATTGGCAAATTCTGACCGTGAACCCACAACACAACCCATTTCGAAACTTGAGTTCGAGTTTGAGAGAAGAAAGCTGGCCAGAGATGATGTCCGTGAATTAATTTACAGAGAG ATTTTAGAGTACCATCCTCAGATGTTGCATGAGTATCATCATGGTGGGGATCAGGCAAACTTTGTTTACCCAAG TGGGGTGGATCGTTTCAAGAGGCAATTTGTTCATCTCGAGGAAGGAGTTACTAAGGGTGAAAAGACTAGCCCACAGCTGCGGCAGCATGCTTCCTTACCAAG GGAAAGAATTATTGGCATCGGTGATGAGCTTGGAAGACCAAATGCAGATTACTGCATAAAATTGCATGTAGGTGAGGAACCAGGTCACACATCTGTGACAGATGGTCTGAGCAAGCCACTGTTGAATGCTCGAAACTTTTTGAAGAGTGAAAGCATCAGCGCTTCCCAGTGTGTCGTCATCAAAGAGAAGCGAGAAAAAGAT GAGGAATCTATGTCTGAGTATATGCATGAAGCGTCTGATGCAACGCCGAAGTGA
- the LOC100836138 gene encoding mitogen-activated protein kinase 16 isoform X1, which yields MARKGSDEAEFFTEYGEANRYEVGEVVGKGSYGVVAAAVDTHTGERVAIKKINDVFEHVSDATRILREIKLLRLLRHPDIVEIKHIILPPSRREFRDIYIIFELMESDLHQVIKANDDLTPEHHQFFFYQLLRGMKYIHAANVFHRDLKPRNILANADCKLKICDFGLARVSFNDTPSAIFWTDYVATRWYRAPELCGSFFSKYTPAIDIWSIGCIFAEMLSGRPLFPGKNVVHQLDLMTDLLGTPSAESLSRIRNEKARRYLGNMRKKHPVPFSQKFPGVDPMALDLLERLLAFDPKDRPTAAEALADPYFTGLANSDREPTTQPISKLEFEFERRKLARDDVRELIYREILEYHPQMLHEYHHGGDQANFVYPSGVDRFKRQFVHLEEGVTKGEKTSPQLRQHASLPRERIIGIGDELGRPNADYCIKLHVGEEPGHTSVTDGLSKPLLNARNFLKSESISASQCVVIKEKREKDEESMSEYMHEASDATPK from the exons ATGGCCAGGAAG GGCTCAGATGAAGCGGAGTTCTTCACGGAGTACGGCGAGGCGAACCGGTACGAGGTCGGCGAAGTGGTCGGCAAGGGCAGCTACGGCGTcgtggcggccgccgtcgaCACCCACACCGGCGAGCGCGTCGCCATAAAAAAGATCAACGACGTCTTTGAGCATGTCTCTGACGCCACCCGCATTCTCCGCGAGATCAAGCTGCTTCGCCTTCTGCGCCACCCGGACATCGTAGAGATCAAGCACATCATTCTCCCTCCGTCGCGCCGCGAGTTCCGCGACATCTACATCATCTTCGAACTCATGGAATCCGACCTCCACCAGGTCATCAAGGCCAACGACGACCTCACTCCGGAGCACCACCAGTTCTTCTTCTACCAGCTGCTCCGTGGGATGAAGTACATACACGCTGCCAATGTCTTCCACCGGGACCTCAAGCCCAGGAACATTCTCGCCAATGCTGATTGCAAGCTCAAGATTTGCGATTTCGGCCTTGCCCGAGTTTCCTTCAACGACACCCCATCTGCGATATTCTGGACG GATTATGTGGCAACAAGATGGTATCGTGCTCCAGAATTATGTGGCTCCTTCTTTTCAAAG TACACTCCTGCAATTGATATCTGGAGCATTGGATGTATATTTGCCGAAATGCTTTCAGGGAGGCCGCTCTTTCCTGGCAAGAATGTGGTACATCAATTAGATCTCATGACTGATTTACTTGGCACTCCTTCGGCAGAATCCCTTTCAAGG ATTCGAAATGAAAAAGCTCGACGATATTTGGGAAACATGAGAAAAAAGCATCCAGTGCCTTTTTCTCAGAAGTTTCCTGGTGTTGACCCCATGGCTCTTGATTTGCTTGAGCGTCTACTTGCTTTTGATCCCAAGGATCGGCCAACTGCTGCAGAG GCCTTGGCAGATCCATACTTTACTGGATTGGCAAATTCTGACCGTGAACCCACAACACAACCCATTTCGAAACTTGAGTTCGAGTTTGAGAGAAGAAAGCTGGCCAGAGATGATGTCCGTGAATTAATTTACAGAGAG ATTTTAGAGTACCATCCTCAGATGTTGCATGAGTATCATCATGGTGGGGATCAGGCAAACTTTGTTTACCCAAG TGGGGTGGATCGTTTCAAGAGGCAATTTGTTCATCTCGAGGAAGGAGTTACTAAGGGTGAAAAGACTAGCCCACAGCTGCGGCAGCATGCTTCCTTACCAAG GGAAAGAATTATTGGCATCGGTGATGAGCTTGGAAGACCAAATGCAGATTACTGCATAAAATTGCATGTAGGTGAGGAACCAGGTCACACATCTGTGACAGATGGTCTGAGCAAGCCACTGTTGAATGCTCGAAACTTTTTGAAGAGTGAAAGCATCAGCGCTTCCCAGTGTGTCGTCATCAAAGAGAAGCGAGAAAAAGAT GAGGAATCTATGTCTGAGTATATGCATGAAGCGTCTGATGCAACGCCGAAGTGA